The Coffea arabica cultivar ET-39 chromosome 8e, Coffea Arabica ET-39 HiFi, whole genome shotgun sequence genome window below encodes:
- the LOC113706318 gene encoding uncharacterized protein isoform X2: MSSLFHAYFSALLPKACQVVVRSAVCGFSSPSWKRSFQYVGIRAANLEHLLTRIRCQCYSSKSSTTKKKKSAKKSVMKEDREAFFVVRKGDVVGVYKSLSDCQAQVGSSICDPPVSVYKGHAMPKDAEKYLQSCGLKNALYSFKAEDFTEGLFGPLSPCHSYQLPSSSRGETSSELVSRKRPHDAIWSGSGRSCTLEFDGASKGNPGQAGAGVILRADDGSLSCRLREGLGTVTCNAAEYRAIILGLRYALDKGFSSIRVRGDSKLVCMQDSNSEADEQANLAVELADGQIEEEEIDK; the protein is encoded by the exons ATGAGCAGCttgtttcatgcatatttttcggCGTTGTTACCAAAGGCTTGCCAGGTTGTTGTGAGGAGTGCAGTTTGTGGATTTTCGTCGCCCTCATGGAAAAGAAGCTTTCAGTATGTAGGTATTAGAGCTGCTAATTTGGAACATTTGTTGACGCGAATTCGCTGCCAGTGCTATTCATCTAAGAGTTCTACAACTAAAAAGAAGAAGTCTGCAAAGAAATCGGTGATGAAGGAAGATAGGGAGGCGTTCTTTGTAGTGAGGAAAGGGGATGTTGTTGGTGTCTACAAGAGTTTGAGTGATTGTCAGGCTCAAGTTGGATCCTCG ATATGTGATCCTCCTGTAAGTGTATATAAAGGTCATGCTATGCCCAAGGATGCAGAGAAATACCTTCAATCTTGTGGCCTTAAAAAtgctctttattcttttaaagctGAAGATTTTACTGAAGGACTTTTTGGCCCTCTTTCACCATGCCACTCTTATCAG CTTCCTTCTTCTTCTAGAGGTGAAACATCTAGCGAGCTTGTGTCCAGGAAGAGGCCACATGATGCAATATGGTCTGGATCTGGG CGGTCTTGCACTCTAGAGTTTGATGGTGCATCAAAAGGAAATCCGGGGCAGGCTGGTGCAGGAGTTATACTCCGGGCTGATGATGGAAGCTTG AGTTGTAGGTTACGCGAAGGTTTAGGCACAGTGACCTGTAATGCTGCTGAATATCGAGCTATAATTTTAGGGCTGAGATATGCATTGGATAAAGGTTTTTCAAGTATTCGTGTTCGGGGTGACTCTAAGCTTGTTTGTATGCAG GACTCGAACTCTGAGGCCGATGAACAGGCAAACTTGGCCGTTGAGCTTGCAG ACGGCCAAATTGAGGAGGAGGAAATTGATAAATAG
- the LOC113706961 gene encoding DNA repair endonuclease UVH1 isoform X2: MVQFHENIITDLLEDPQGGLVILSAGLGLHKLIAALLHLHHPSQGSLLILSAFPSQKTSIIQNYENTLSSSQTPSEITSDLPAHHRLSLYSSGGIFFITTRILIVDLLARRLPTTAVAGIILLNAHSLSDTSTEAFIVRILRSSNRALFVRAFSDRPHAMVSGFAKAERTLKCLFLRKLHLWPRFQVYVSQDLERNPPEVVDIRVPMSPYMIGIQKAVIEVMDACLKEMRKTNKVDVEDLTVENGLFKSFDEIVRRQLDPIWHTLGKKTKQLVSDLKTLRKLLDYLVRYDAVTYLKYLDSLRASESFRSVWIFAESSYKIFDLAKKRVFRFGRLDGGKYVGQSKTTATKKRKLEDSNSEKEVVGASADNGAVLQEVLEEPPKWKVLLDILQEIQEERQRKSLSGEELITEDCAYDNGIVLVACKDEHSCMQLEDCINKGSHKVMQEEWKKYLLSKVELRALPKCNKKKAKEPKGFGILDGVIPSASGQKAEISSISRLEHEALLAAASEINKQTEKNNAAEDELQTCEGSEGHKRARRKGKNKKTLVKPGKSDKKSARKSKSEACSSEDDDQKNQCTSTAAGGLIEQPNEVTSSKKWLLQKHCQGFDAEQPIKNKQFPPVHFHPLDTDQHILDILQPSVIVVYHPDMVFVRQIEIYKAENPSKVIKVYFLFYEESTEVQKFEASIRRENGAFESLIRQKSMMMIPVDHDISLALDSSAEPQSIIAQNLITRKAGGRKEVDKETQVIVDMREFMSSLPNVLHQKGMRIVPVTLEVGDYILSPLICVERKSIQDLFGSFASGRLYHQVEMMARYYRIPVLLIEFSQDKSFSFQSASDIGDDVTPNNIISKLSLLALHFPRLRIVWSRSLHATAEIFASLKANQDEPDEAKAIRVGVPSEEGIVENDVRAENYNTAAVEFLRRLPGVTDSNYRAIMDACNSLAELALVPVERLVDLMGGHKAAKSLRDFLDAKYPTLI, encoded by the exons ATGGTACAATTCCACGAGAACATAATTACAGACCTTCTGGAAGACCCTCAAGGTGGCTTAGTAATCCTCTCCGCCGGGCTTGGTCTCCACAAGCTAATTGCCGCCCtcctccacctccaccacccATCTCAAGGCTCGCTCTTAATCCTATCCGCCTTCCCGTCCCAGAAAACCTCCATCATCCAAAATTATGAGAATACCCTTTCCTCTTCACAAACCCCGTCCGAAATCACCTCCGACCTCCCAGCCCACCATCGCCTCTCCCTCTACTCCTCCGGCGGCATCTTTTTCATCACCACTAGGATTCTTATCGTTGACCTGCTCGCCCGCCGTCTTCCTACCACCGCCGTCGCTGGAATTATACTCCTGAATGCCCATTCTCTCTCTGATACTTCCACTGAGGCCTTTATTGTTAGGATTCTTCGGTCTTCAAACCGAGCCCTCTTCGTTCGGGCCTTCTCCGACCGGCCCCATGCCATGGTTTCGGGCTTTGCTAAAGCTGAACGGACACTTAAGTGTCTTTTCCTCAGAAAACTCCACCTCTGGCCCAGGTTTCAG GTGTATGTTTCACAAGATTTGGAGAGGAATCCACCTGAAGTTGTGGACATAAGGGTGCCGATGTCACCCTACATGATTGGGATTCAGAAGGCAGTGATTGAGGTGATGGATGCATGTCTGAAGGAGATGAGGAAAACTAACAAAGTTGATGTGGAGGATTTGACGGTGGAGAATGGGTTGTTCAAGTCATTCGATGAGATAGTAAGAAGGCAATTGGACCCTATTTGGCATACGTTagggaaaaaaacaaaacagcTTGTTTCAGATTTGAAGACGTTGAGGAAACTTTTGGATTACCTTGTCAG GTATGATGCtgtgacttatttgaaataTCTAGATTCACTCAGAGCATCAGAGAGTTTTCGGTCAGTTTGGATATTTGCGGAATCTAGCTACAAGatttttgatttggcaaaaaAGCGGGTTTTTCGTTTTGGGAGGTTAGATGGTGGGAAATATGTTGGGCAAAGTAAGACTACAGCAACCAAGAAGAGAAAGCTAGAAGACAGCAACAGCGAGAAAGAAG TAGTGGGAGCAAGTGCAGATAATGGTGCTGTTTTACAGGAAGTCCTGGAGGAGCCACCAAAATGGAAGGTGTTGCTT GACATACTTCAAGAGatacaagaagaaagacagAGGAAATCTTTGTCTGGGGAGGAGCTAATTACAGAAGATTGTGCGTATGATAATGGAATTGTTTTAGTAGCATGCAAAGATGAGCACTCTTGTATGCAGCTTGAGGATTGCATCAATAAGGGCTCCCACAAG gTTATGCAGGAGGAATGGAAAAAATATTTGCTTAGCAAAGTAGAGCTGCGCGCTTTACCAAAATGCaataaaaagaaagcaaaagaaccTAAAGGTTTTGGAATACTTGATGGAGTCATTCCTTCAGCATCTGGACAAAAAGCGGAGATTAGTAGCATAAGCAGGCTGGAGCATGAGGCGCTGCTAGCAGCAGCATCTGAAATTAATAAACAAACCGAAAAGAATAATGCTGCTGAGGATGAACTTCAAACATGCGAGGGTAGTGAAGGACACAAGAGAGCAAGACGGaaaggaaagaacaagaaaacatTAGTAAAGCCTGGTAAAAGTGACAAGAAGTCTGCAAGAAAGAGTAAATCTGAAGCATGTTCTTCTGAAGATGATGACCAAAAAAATCAATGCACTTCAACAGCTGCTGGTGGTTTAATTGAACAGCCTAATGAAGTTACATCTTCCAAGAAATGGTTGCTTCAAAAGCATTGTCAAGGGTTTGATGCTGAACAGCCGATTAAAAATAAGCAGTTTCCACCAGTGCATTTCCATCCCTTAGATACTGATCAGCATATACTTGACATTTTGCAGCCATCTGTCATTGTTGTATACCATCCTGACATGGTTTTTGTCAGACAGATTGAAATATATAAAGCTGAAAATCCCTCAAAAGTAATAAAAGTGTATTTTCTTTTCTATGAGGAATCTACTGAGGTGCAAAAGTTTGAGGCAAGTATACGTAGAGAGAATGGAGCATTTGAATCCCTTATTAGGCAGAAATCAATGATGATGATTCCTGTTGATCAT GATATATCTCTAGCGCTGGATTCTTCTGCTGAGCCTCAGTCTATAATTGCCCAAAATTTGATTACTCGAAAGGCAGGTGGAAGAAAGGAAGTTGATAAGGAAACTCAG GTTATAGTGGATATGAGGGAATTCATGAGCAGCCTCCCCAATGTATTGCACCAAAAAGGCATGCGCATAGTCCCTGTGACACTGGAAGTTGGAGATTATATCCTGTCACCCTTGATATGTGTTGAAAGAAAAAGCATACAAGATCTTTTTGGTAGTTTTGCATCTGGTCGTCTTTACCACCAGGTGGAAATGATGGCCCGCTATTACCGGATTCCAGTTCTACTGATTGAGTTTTCACAAGAcaaaagcttttcatttcag TCTGCTAGTGATATTGGTGATGATGTTACGCCAAATAACATCATATCTAAGCTGTCTTTGCTTGCTCTCCATTTCCCTCGTCTTCGCATTGTCTGGTCTCGCAGTTTGCATGCTACTGCAGAGATATTTGCTTCTTTGAAGGCAAATCAGGATGAACCTGATGAGGCCAAAGCAATTAGAGTTGGTGTACCGTCAGAAGAGGGTATTGTGGAAAATGATGTCAG AGCTGAGAATTACAATACGGCAGCAGTGGAGTTCCTGAGGCGGCTCCCAGGTGTGACAGATTCCAACTACAGAGCTATAATGGATGCTTGTAATAGCTTGGCAGAACTTGCCCTTGTTCCGGTGGAGAGGCTAGTGGATTTAATGGGAGGTCACAAAGCTGCTAAATCATTGAGAGATTTTCTAGATGCTAAATATCCAACCTTGATCTAA
- the LOC113706318 gene encoding uncharacterized protein isoform X1, giving the protein MSSLFHAYFSALLPKACQVVVRSAVCGFSSPSWKRSFQYVGIRAANLEHLLTRIRCQCYSSKSSTTKKKKSAKKSVMKEDREAFFVVRKGDVVGVYKSLSDCQAQVGSSICDPPVSVYKGHAMPKDAEKYLQSCGLKNALYSFKAEDFTEGLFGPLSPCHSYQLPSSSRGETSSELVSRKRPHDAIWSGSGRSCTLEFDGASKGNPGQAGAGVILRADDGSLSCRLREGLGTVTCNAAEYRAIILGLRYALDKGFSSIRVRGDSKLVCMQIQGLWKVKNHKIAILYEEAKKLKDKFMSFQIFHVLRDSNSEADEQANLAVELADGQIEEEEIDK; this is encoded by the exons ATGAGCAGCttgtttcatgcatatttttcggCGTTGTTACCAAAGGCTTGCCAGGTTGTTGTGAGGAGTGCAGTTTGTGGATTTTCGTCGCCCTCATGGAAAAGAAGCTTTCAGTATGTAGGTATTAGAGCTGCTAATTTGGAACATTTGTTGACGCGAATTCGCTGCCAGTGCTATTCATCTAAGAGTTCTACAACTAAAAAGAAGAAGTCTGCAAAGAAATCGGTGATGAAGGAAGATAGGGAGGCGTTCTTTGTAGTGAGGAAAGGGGATGTTGTTGGTGTCTACAAGAGTTTGAGTGATTGTCAGGCTCAAGTTGGATCCTCG ATATGTGATCCTCCTGTAAGTGTATATAAAGGTCATGCTATGCCCAAGGATGCAGAGAAATACCTTCAATCTTGTGGCCTTAAAAAtgctctttattcttttaaagctGAAGATTTTACTGAAGGACTTTTTGGCCCTCTTTCACCATGCCACTCTTATCAG CTTCCTTCTTCTTCTAGAGGTGAAACATCTAGCGAGCTTGTGTCCAGGAAGAGGCCACATGATGCAATATGGTCTGGATCTGGG CGGTCTTGCACTCTAGAGTTTGATGGTGCATCAAAAGGAAATCCGGGGCAGGCTGGTGCAGGAGTTATACTCCGGGCTGATGATGGAAGCTTG AGTTGTAGGTTACGCGAAGGTTTAGGCACAGTGACCTGTAATGCTGCTGAATATCGAGCTATAATTTTAGGGCTGAGATATGCATTGGATAAAGGTTTTTCAAGTATTCGTGTTCGGGGTGACTCTAAGCTTGTTTGTATGCAG ATTCAAGGTTTATGGAAGGTAAAAAACCACAAAATCGCCATCTTGTACGAGGAGGCAAAAAAATTGAAGGATAAGTTTATGTCATTTCAGATCTTTCACGTGCTGAGA GACTCGAACTCTGAGGCCGATGAACAGGCAAACTTGGCCGTTGAGCTTGCAG ACGGCCAAATTGAGGAGGAGGAAATTGATAAATAG
- the LOC113706961 gene encoding DNA repair endonuclease UVH1 isoform X3: protein MVQFHENIITDLLEDPQGGLVILSAGLGLHKLIAALLHLHHPSQGSLLILSAFPSQKTSIIQNYENTLSSSQTPSEITSDLPAHHRLSLYSSGGIFFITTRILIVDLLARRLPTTAVAGIILLNAHSLSDTSTEAFIVRILRSSNRALFVRAFSDRPHAMVSGFAKAERTLKCLFLRKLHLWPRFQVYVSQDLERNPPEVVDIRVPMSPYMIGIQKAVIEVMDACLKEMRKTNKVDVEDLTVENGLFKSFDEIVRRQLDPIWHTLGKKTKQLVSDLKTLRKLLDYLVRYDAVTYLKYLDSLRASESFRSVWIFAESSYKIFDLAKKRVFRFGRLDGGKYVGQSKTTATKKRKLEDSNSEKEVVVGASADNGAVLQEVLEEPPKWKVLLDILQEIQEERQRKSLSGEELITEDCAYDNGIVLVACKDEHSCMQLEDCINKGSHKVMQEEWKKYLLSKVELRALPKCNKKKAKEPKGFGILDGVIPSASGQKAEISSISRLEHEALLAAASEINKQTEKNNAAEDELQTCEGSEGHKRARRKGKNKKTLVKPGKSDKKSARKSKSEACSSEDDDQKNQCTSTAAGGLIEQPNEVTSSKKWLLQKHCQGFDAEQPIKNKQFPPVHFHPLDTDQHILDILQPSVIVVYHPDMVFVRQIEIYKAENPSKVIKVYFLFYEESTEVQKFEASIRRENGAFESLIRQKSMMMIPVDHDISLALDSSAEPQSIIAQNLITRKAGGRKEVDKETQFCFP from the exons ATGGTACAATTCCACGAGAACATAATTACAGACCTTCTGGAAGACCCTCAAGGTGGCTTAGTAATCCTCTCCGCCGGGCTTGGTCTCCACAAGCTAATTGCCGCCCtcctccacctccaccacccATCTCAAGGCTCGCTCTTAATCCTATCCGCCTTCCCGTCCCAGAAAACCTCCATCATCCAAAATTATGAGAATACCCTTTCCTCTTCACAAACCCCGTCCGAAATCACCTCCGACCTCCCAGCCCACCATCGCCTCTCCCTCTACTCCTCCGGCGGCATCTTTTTCATCACCACTAGGATTCTTATCGTTGACCTGCTCGCCCGCCGTCTTCCTACCACCGCCGTCGCTGGAATTATACTCCTGAATGCCCATTCTCTCTCTGATACTTCCACTGAGGCCTTTATTGTTAGGATTCTTCGGTCTTCAAACCGAGCCCTCTTCGTTCGGGCCTTCTCCGACCGGCCCCATGCCATGGTTTCGGGCTTTGCTAAAGCTGAACGGACACTTAAGTGTCTTTTCCTCAGAAAACTCCACCTCTGGCCCAGGTTTCAG GTGTATGTTTCACAAGATTTGGAGAGGAATCCACCTGAAGTTGTGGACATAAGGGTGCCGATGTCACCCTACATGATTGGGATTCAGAAGGCAGTGATTGAGGTGATGGATGCATGTCTGAAGGAGATGAGGAAAACTAACAAAGTTGATGTGGAGGATTTGACGGTGGAGAATGGGTTGTTCAAGTCATTCGATGAGATAGTAAGAAGGCAATTGGACCCTATTTGGCATACGTTagggaaaaaaacaaaacagcTTGTTTCAGATTTGAAGACGTTGAGGAAACTTTTGGATTACCTTGTCAG GTATGATGCtgtgacttatttgaaataTCTAGATTCACTCAGAGCATCAGAGAGTTTTCGGTCAGTTTGGATATTTGCGGAATCTAGCTACAAGatttttgatttggcaaaaaAGCGGGTTTTTCGTTTTGGGAGGTTAGATGGTGGGAAATATGTTGGGCAAAGTAAGACTACAGCAACCAAGAAGAGAAAGCTAGAAGACAGCAACAGCGAGAAAGAAG TAGTAGTGGGAGCAAGTGCAGATAATGGTGCTGTTTTACAGGAAGTCCTGGAGGAGCCACCAAAATGGAAGGTGTTGCTT GACATACTTCAAGAGatacaagaagaaagacagAGGAAATCTTTGTCTGGGGAGGAGCTAATTACAGAAGATTGTGCGTATGATAATGGAATTGTTTTAGTAGCATGCAAAGATGAGCACTCTTGTATGCAGCTTGAGGATTGCATCAATAAGGGCTCCCACAAG gTTATGCAGGAGGAATGGAAAAAATATTTGCTTAGCAAAGTAGAGCTGCGCGCTTTACCAAAATGCaataaaaagaaagcaaaagaaccTAAAGGTTTTGGAATACTTGATGGAGTCATTCCTTCAGCATCTGGACAAAAAGCGGAGATTAGTAGCATAAGCAGGCTGGAGCATGAGGCGCTGCTAGCAGCAGCATCTGAAATTAATAAACAAACCGAAAAGAATAATGCTGCTGAGGATGAACTTCAAACATGCGAGGGTAGTGAAGGACACAAGAGAGCAAGACGGaaaggaaagaacaagaaaacatTAGTAAAGCCTGGTAAAAGTGACAAGAAGTCTGCAAGAAAGAGTAAATCTGAAGCATGTTCTTCTGAAGATGATGACCAAAAAAATCAATGCACTTCAACAGCTGCTGGTGGTTTAATTGAACAGCCTAATGAAGTTACATCTTCCAAGAAATGGTTGCTTCAAAAGCATTGTCAAGGGTTTGATGCTGAACAGCCGATTAAAAATAAGCAGTTTCCACCAGTGCATTTCCATCCCTTAGATACTGATCAGCATATACTTGACATTTTGCAGCCATCTGTCATTGTTGTATACCATCCTGACATGGTTTTTGTCAGACAGATTGAAATATATAAAGCTGAAAATCCCTCAAAAGTAATAAAAGTGTATTTTCTTTTCTATGAGGAATCTACTGAGGTGCAAAAGTTTGAGGCAAGTATACGTAGAGAGAATGGAGCATTTGAATCCCTTATTAGGCAGAAATCAATGATGATGATTCCTGTTGATCAT GATATATCTCTAGCGCTGGATTCTTCTGCTGAGCCTCAGTCTATAATTGCCCAAAATTTGATTACTCGAAAGGCAGGTGGAAGAAAGGAAGTTGATAAGGAAACTCAG ttttgttttccataG
- the LOC113706961 gene encoding DNA repair endonuclease UVH1 isoform X1, with amino-acid sequence MVQFHENIITDLLEDPQGGLVILSAGLGLHKLIAALLHLHHPSQGSLLILSAFPSQKTSIIQNYENTLSSSQTPSEITSDLPAHHRLSLYSSGGIFFITTRILIVDLLARRLPTTAVAGIILLNAHSLSDTSTEAFIVRILRSSNRALFVRAFSDRPHAMVSGFAKAERTLKCLFLRKLHLWPRFQVYVSQDLERNPPEVVDIRVPMSPYMIGIQKAVIEVMDACLKEMRKTNKVDVEDLTVENGLFKSFDEIVRRQLDPIWHTLGKKTKQLVSDLKTLRKLLDYLVRYDAVTYLKYLDSLRASESFRSVWIFAESSYKIFDLAKKRVFRFGRLDGGKYVGQSKTTATKKRKLEDSNSEKEVVVGASADNGAVLQEVLEEPPKWKVLLDILQEIQEERQRKSLSGEELITEDCAYDNGIVLVACKDEHSCMQLEDCINKGSHKVMQEEWKKYLLSKVELRALPKCNKKKAKEPKGFGILDGVIPSASGQKAEISSISRLEHEALLAAASEINKQTEKNNAAEDELQTCEGSEGHKRARRKGKNKKTLVKPGKSDKKSARKSKSEACSSEDDDQKNQCTSTAAGGLIEQPNEVTSSKKWLLQKHCQGFDAEQPIKNKQFPPVHFHPLDTDQHILDILQPSVIVVYHPDMVFVRQIEIYKAENPSKVIKVYFLFYEESTEVQKFEASIRRENGAFESLIRQKSMMMIPVDHDISLALDSSAEPQSIIAQNLITRKAGGRKEVDKETQVIVDMREFMSSLPNVLHQKGMRIVPVTLEVGDYILSPLICVERKSIQDLFGSFASGRLYHQVEMMARYYRIPVLLIEFSQDKSFSFQSASDIGDDVTPNNIISKLSLLALHFPRLRIVWSRSLHATAEIFASLKANQDEPDEAKAIRVGVPSEEGIVENDVRAENYNTAAVEFLRRLPGVTDSNYRAIMDACNSLAELALVPVERLVDLMGGHKAAKSLRDFLDAKYPTLI; translated from the exons ATGGTACAATTCCACGAGAACATAATTACAGACCTTCTGGAAGACCCTCAAGGTGGCTTAGTAATCCTCTCCGCCGGGCTTGGTCTCCACAAGCTAATTGCCGCCCtcctccacctccaccacccATCTCAAGGCTCGCTCTTAATCCTATCCGCCTTCCCGTCCCAGAAAACCTCCATCATCCAAAATTATGAGAATACCCTTTCCTCTTCACAAACCCCGTCCGAAATCACCTCCGACCTCCCAGCCCACCATCGCCTCTCCCTCTACTCCTCCGGCGGCATCTTTTTCATCACCACTAGGATTCTTATCGTTGACCTGCTCGCCCGCCGTCTTCCTACCACCGCCGTCGCTGGAATTATACTCCTGAATGCCCATTCTCTCTCTGATACTTCCACTGAGGCCTTTATTGTTAGGATTCTTCGGTCTTCAAACCGAGCCCTCTTCGTTCGGGCCTTCTCCGACCGGCCCCATGCCATGGTTTCGGGCTTTGCTAAAGCTGAACGGACACTTAAGTGTCTTTTCCTCAGAAAACTCCACCTCTGGCCCAGGTTTCAG GTGTATGTTTCACAAGATTTGGAGAGGAATCCACCTGAAGTTGTGGACATAAGGGTGCCGATGTCACCCTACATGATTGGGATTCAGAAGGCAGTGATTGAGGTGATGGATGCATGTCTGAAGGAGATGAGGAAAACTAACAAAGTTGATGTGGAGGATTTGACGGTGGAGAATGGGTTGTTCAAGTCATTCGATGAGATAGTAAGAAGGCAATTGGACCCTATTTGGCATACGTTagggaaaaaaacaaaacagcTTGTTTCAGATTTGAAGACGTTGAGGAAACTTTTGGATTACCTTGTCAG GTATGATGCtgtgacttatttgaaataTCTAGATTCACTCAGAGCATCAGAGAGTTTTCGGTCAGTTTGGATATTTGCGGAATCTAGCTACAAGatttttgatttggcaaaaaAGCGGGTTTTTCGTTTTGGGAGGTTAGATGGTGGGAAATATGTTGGGCAAAGTAAGACTACAGCAACCAAGAAGAGAAAGCTAGAAGACAGCAACAGCGAGAAAGAAG TAGTAGTGGGAGCAAGTGCAGATAATGGTGCTGTTTTACAGGAAGTCCTGGAGGAGCCACCAAAATGGAAGGTGTTGCTT GACATACTTCAAGAGatacaagaagaaagacagAGGAAATCTTTGTCTGGGGAGGAGCTAATTACAGAAGATTGTGCGTATGATAATGGAATTGTTTTAGTAGCATGCAAAGATGAGCACTCTTGTATGCAGCTTGAGGATTGCATCAATAAGGGCTCCCACAAG gTTATGCAGGAGGAATGGAAAAAATATTTGCTTAGCAAAGTAGAGCTGCGCGCTTTACCAAAATGCaataaaaagaaagcaaaagaaccTAAAGGTTTTGGAATACTTGATGGAGTCATTCCTTCAGCATCTGGACAAAAAGCGGAGATTAGTAGCATAAGCAGGCTGGAGCATGAGGCGCTGCTAGCAGCAGCATCTGAAATTAATAAACAAACCGAAAAGAATAATGCTGCTGAGGATGAACTTCAAACATGCGAGGGTAGTGAAGGACACAAGAGAGCAAGACGGaaaggaaagaacaagaaaacatTAGTAAAGCCTGGTAAAAGTGACAAGAAGTCTGCAAGAAAGAGTAAATCTGAAGCATGTTCTTCTGAAGATGATGACCAAAAAAATCAATGCACTTCAACAGCTGCTGGTGGTTTAATTGAACAGCCTAATGAAGTTACATCTTCCAAGAAATGGTTGCTTCAAAAGCATTGTCAAGGGTTTGATGCTGAACAGCCGATTAAAAATAAGCAGTTTCCACCAGTGCATTTCCATCCCTTAGATACTGATCAGCATATACTTGACATTTTGCAGCCATCTGTCATTGTTGTATACCATCCTGACATGGTTTTTGTCAGACAGATTGAAATATATAAAGCTGAAAATCCCTCAAAAGTAATAAAAGTGTATTTTCTTTTCTATGAGGAATCTACTGAGGTGCAAAAGTTTGAGGCAAGTATACGTAGAGAGAATGGAGCATTTGAATCCCTTATTAGGCAGAAATCAATGATGATGATTCCTGTTGATCAT GATATATCTCTAGCGCTGGATTCTTCTGCTGAGCCTCAGTCTATAATTGCCCAAAATTTGATTACTCGAAAGGCAGGTGGAAGAAAGGAAGTTGATAAGGAAACTCAG GTTATAGTGGATATGAGGGAATTCATGAGCAGCCTCCCCAATGTATTGCACCAAAAAGGCATGCGCATAGTCCCTGTGACACTGGAAGTTGGAGATTATATCCTGTCACCCTTGATATGTGTTGAAAGAAAAAGCATACAAGATCTTTTTGGTAGTTTTGCATCTGGTCGTCTTTACCACCAGGTGGAAATGATGGCCCGCTATTACCGGATTCCAGTTCTACTGATTGAGTTTTCACAAGAcaaaagcttttcatttcag TCTGCTAGTGATATTGGTGATGATGTTACGCCAAATAACATCATATCTAAGCTGTCTTTGCTTGCTCTCCATTTCCCTCGTCTTCGCATTGTCTGGTCTCGCAGTTTGCATGCTACTGCAGAGATATTTGCTTCTTTGAAGGCAAATCAGGATGAACCTGATGAGGCCAAAGCAATTAGAGTTGGTGTACCGTCAGAAGAGGGTATTGTGGAAAATGATGTCAG AGCTGAGAATTACAATACGGCAGCAGTGGAGTTCCTGAGGCGGCTCCCAGGTGTGACAGATTCCAACTACAGAGCTATAATGGATGCTTGTAATAGCTTGGCAGAACTTGCCCTTGTTCCGGTGGAGAGGCTAGTGGATTTAATGGGAGGTCACAAAGCTGCTAAATCATTGAGAGATTTTCTAGATGCTAAATATCCAACCTTGATCTAA